A stretch of the Sulfurospirillum sp. UCH001 genome encodes the following:
- the ilvD gene encoding dihydroxy-acid dehydratase, translating to MRSDQVKKGYNRAPHRSLFRATGLKDEDFNKPFIGVANSYIDIIPGHFFLHEYAQIIKDEIRKNGCVPFEFNTIGVDDGIAMGHDGMLYSLPSRELIANSIETMMNAHMLDAMICIPNCDKIVPGMIMGALRVNVPTVFVSGGPMKKGYTKEGTPIDLTTAFEAVGKFEKGDINEAELKDIECNACPSGGSCSGMFTANSMNTLMEAMGIALPGNGTIPALTPEREVLLRAAAKRVCEIAIDDRFKIRNILNEKAVRNAFAVDMAMGGSSNTVLHMLAIAKEAGVNFAIKDINEISKNVSHIAKIAPSLSTVHMEDINRAGGVSAVMKEVSRRDNGILFLDNLTVTGESVGERIANAEIKDTTIIHTLDNPYSKVGGLAILFGNLAEEGCVIKTAGIVGGRQFVGKAVCFDSQQEALSGIVGGKVKKGDVVVIRYEGPRGGPGMQEMLSPTSLIMGMGLGADVALITDGRFSGATRGLSIGHVSPEAAEGGLIGLLEDGDTIQIDVDAYTIEAIIDEAELAKRKAAFKPKVKTIHGSWLKQYRQLVTNASSGAVLRTEEA from the coding sequence ATGCGTAGTGATCAAGTCAAAAAAGGGTACAACAGAGCGCCACATCGAAGTTTGTTTCGTGCGACAGGTTTAAAAGATGAAGATTTTAACAAACCATTTATTGGAGTAGCCAACTCTTATATCGATATTATCCCTGGTCACTTCTTTTTACATGAGTATGCGCAAATCATTAAAGATGAGATTCGCAAAAATGGTTGTGTGCCATTTGAGTTCAATACAATTGGTGTTGATGATGGTATCGCTATGGGCCATGATGGTATGCTTTATTCGCTTCCAAGTCGTGAGCTTATCGCTAACTCTATTGAAACAATGATGAATGCGCATATGCTTGACGCAATGATTTGTATCCCTAACTGCGATAAAATCGTACCAGGTATGATTATGGGTGCGCTTCGTGTCAATGTTCCAACCGTTTTTGTGAGTGGTGGACCAATGAAAAAAGGTTATACAAAAGAAGGAACACCAATTGACTTAACGACAGCATTTGAAGCGGTAGGCAAATTTGAAAAAGGCGACATTAACGAAGCTGAGCTTAAAGACATCGAGTGTAACGCTTGTCCAAGTGGCGGTTCATGTTCAGGTATGTTTACTGCTAATAGTATGAATACTCTAATGGAAGCTATGGGAATTGCACTTCCAGGCAATGGCACCATCCCAGCATTAACTCCAGAGCGTGAAGTGCTTTTGCGTGCTGCGGCAAAACGTGTGTGTGAAATTGCTATCGACGATCGCTTTAAAATCCGTAACATCCTTAATGAAAAAGCAGTTCGTAATGCCTTTGCCGTAGACATGGCAATGGGTGGAAGTTCCAATACCGTTTTACATATGTTAGCGATTGCAAAAGAAGCAGGCGTTAATTTTGCGATTAAAGACATTAATGAGATTAGCAAAAATGTTTCACATATTGCAAAAATTGCCCCTTCCCTCTCAACAGTTCATATGGAAGACATTAACCGTGCTGGTGGTGTGAGTGCTGTTATGAAAGAAGTTAGCAGACGCGATAATGGTATTTTATTTTTAGATAATTTAACGGTGACTGGTGAGAGTGTTGGTGAACGTATTGCCAATGCAGAGATTAAAGATACTACGATTATTCATACATTAGATAATCCTTACTCAAAAGTAGGTGGACTTGCAATTTTATTTGGAAATTTAGCCGAAGAAGGTTGTGTTATCAAAACAGCAGGTATCGTAGGTGGACGCCAATTTGTAGGTAAAGCAGTTTGTTTTGACTCTCAACAAGAAGCACTTTCTGGTATTGTTGGTGGCAAAGTAAAAAAAGGTGATGTTGTTGTTATTCGTTATGAAGGACCACGTGGCGGACCTGGTATGCAAGAGATGCTCTCCCCTACGAGTTTAATCATGGGAATGGGATTAGGCGCAGACGTAGCACTCATTACTGATGGTCGTTTTTCAGGTGCAACAAGAGGTCTTAGTATTGGTCACGTAAGCCCTGAAGCAGCAGAAGGTGGACTTATAGGATTGCTTGAAGATGGTGATACTATTCAGATCGATGTTGATGCCTA